Proteins encoded within one genomic window of Bombus terrestris chromosome 11, iyBomTerr1.2, whole genome shotgun sequence:
- the LOC100651725 gene encoding eIF-2-alpha kinase GCN2 isoform X2, protein MSCESSKDRQKNEIEVLKSIFGDELQDLRHEKNRRKWQPLDIVITLMPQKGMSGPAKVYAQIDLHVMCNDKYPDDVPNIELENSRGLSHQQIAVLYAELVELTKQLQGEVMIFELTQHVQKYLHENNKPSYSSFYEEMVSRRQEKIEYEMLEKQLKEDKERQVLQDEIQKRQEALKAELRNRKESIRLYCDRSNNPSQSIPSSPQERSRIYSRRRCASSSESSDGFLCEHRGTKLLHFDHKGERQVYRAKCMGHSTKGSVVYAGVDMTTGELFAISEWTLKVNNKIEENNIQHIMKQVGSLEQEVNHLHKLHHPNLVHYLNMKYLQEEDDVLIYVLQEFVLDLQDFLLMCLINDERKRWSAEQLLQHSFIKAPLTHALSPPKVPRRDEQENHEPEEPDTDIRQYVPSLGGHSRITNEFEILEWLGRGAFGDVLKVKNKLDGGIYAIKRIELNPKNKQLHKKITREVKLLSRMNHENVVRYYNSWIESAIITDAVEEHTSMTFSEKKRPELLNHLITDDIEKLAPPIHEVEWNVSYKSRTNTTLPADSDEDNSDASSDTDSDEDCAFLMQNLLRMDSSDSIEFVGDTNYQASASNIKSDENGDINESKETVREIQFMYIQMEFCEKSTLRTAIDNGVYEDQERVWRLFREIVEGLAHIHQQGMIHRDLKPVNIFLDSNDHVKIGDFGLATTNILSSFVQTMETDKESQGFEKGISFGTEDVGSLTGQVGTALYVAPELTTKAAKAIYNQKVDIYSLGIILFEMCYKPLTTGMERIKVLLNLRSKEIILPSEIQQADMSRQIHILRWLLNHDPSQRPTAQELLSSEYLPPARLEETELQEMIRRTLSNNQSKAYKYLISCCFTQEVSPADDITYDMNLPSRGHINFIAWRKHQEGVKSKVIEVFQRHGGVYLGTPLLIPKSHQFCSFSTSSVKLMTRNGNIVCIPHDLRAAFARYIVWNNVPHIRRYAIERVFREKKVLGFHPRELYECAFDIIDPMPDNLLMEGELIYIVWEIINELPPLQERNFTIRLNHTSLLQAVLMYCGVDKEKYQDIYSILRDARDGKFTKFQIQTHLISLCLTDQAMETLFNLFETESSVAKIHSVLKTITRRKGDAAALAREGLKEIEIVMENIETLGVKWPVLVVPLLVHNINQHSGIIYQITYEVKRRKKKGGEEVIAAGGRYDKMLSSFKKILERTGMASKEIKQYGAGISISLEKLVSAVSETSESLEFRYGIDVAISCMGNHHREKEMIDLLKELWSLGLKVTILNLVSLEEILEYCRENSISHVILLKTGEKGNIRIQSWERDRYQEKRMSNQEVGEFFQRLDNSIPVLNRSESKTVTNDCFLSNNNPVNVNINFILSERDKLSGSSRRSLKNSMVAQMSTYFQRISHKIPIEIFALFLEMSVIRTIISFLEIDEEDQDFLKSIQIIIDKHPRHKKYIKEICEEMQEVRKEKLRPVLILYSLINNQYMTLL, encoded by the exons TGTACCAAACATAGAGTTGGAAAATAGCAGAGGCTTATCTCATCAACAAATTGCAGTATTATATGCCGAATTAGTGGAGCTAACAAAACAATTACAAGGAGAAGTAATGATCTTTGAATTAACGCAACATGTTCAGAAATATTTACACGAGAATAATAAACCAAGTTACAGTAGCTTTTATGAAGAGATGGTTTCACGACGCCAAGAAAAGATCGAATATGAAATGTTGGAAAAGCagttgaaagaagataaagaaagaCAG GTATTGCAGGATGAAATCCAAAAAAGGCAAGAAGCTTTAAAAGCTGAACTTCGTAATCGAAAAGAATCTATTCGCTTATATTGTGATCGATCAAATAATCCTTCTCAATCAATACCATCATCTCCGCAAGAGAGATCACGGATTTATTCTCGAAGAAGATGTGCTAGTAGTTCTGAAAGTTCTGACGGTTTTTTATGCGAACATAGGGGCACAAAATTATTACACTTTGATCATAAAG GTGAAAGACAAGTGTACAGAGCAAAATGCATGGGTCATAGTACTAAGGGATCGGTCGTTTATGCAGGTGTGGATATGACAACTGGAGAATTGTTTGCAATTAGTGAATGGAcattaaaagtaaataataaaattgaagaaaataatattcaacaTATCATGAAACAAGTAGGAAGTTTAGAACAAGAAGTAAATCATTTACATAAATTACATCATCCAAATCTTGtacattatttaaatatgaagTATCTGCAGGAGGAAGATGATGTACTTATTTATGTTCTTCAAGAATTTGTG cTTGATCTTCAAGATTTCTTATTAATGTGCCTTATCAATGATGAAAGAAAACGTTGGTCAGCTGAACAACTGTTACAACATTCGTTTATAAAGGCGCCTTTAACCCATGCATTATCGCCCCCAAAAGTACCACGGAGAGATGAACAAGAAAATCATGAACCAGAAGAACCAGATACAGATATTAGACAATATGTACCTTCATTAGGAGGTCATTCAAGAATTACAAATGAATTCGAAATTCTTGAATGGCTTGGTAGAGGtgctttcggcgatgttctaaAAGTGAAAAATAAGTTAGATGGTGGAATTTATGCTATTAAAAGGATAGAATTGAACCCAAAAAATAAACAACTTCACAAAAAAATTACCAGAGAGGTGAAATTGTTATCACGGATGAATCATGAAAATGTAGTACGATATTACAATTCATGGATAGAAAGTGCTATAATAACTGATGCAGTAGAAGAACATACATCCATGACATTTTCTGAAAAAAAGAGACCAGAGCTGCTTAAT caTTTAATAACGGATGATATTGAAAAATTAGCACCACCAATACACGAAGTTGAATGGAATGTTTCAtacaaatctcgaacaaatacaacACTTCCAGCTGACAGCGATGAGGATAACAGTGATGCGTCCAGTGACACTGACAGTGATGAAGATTGTGCGTTTTT AATGCAGAATCTTCTGAGAATGGATTCTTCCGATAGCATAGAATTTGTGGGAGATACAAACTATCAAGCATCTGCATCAAATATAAAAAGTGATGAAAATGGGGATATAAATGAATCAAAAGAAACAGTCAGGGAAATTCAATTTATGTATATTCAAATGGAATTCTGTGAAAAGAGCACTCTTCGGACAGCAATTGATAATGGAGTTTATGAAGATCAAGAAAGAGTGTGGAGATTATTTCGAGAAATTGTGGAAGGTCTAGCACATATTCACCAACAAGGAATGATACATAGAGATCTAAAAccagtaaatatatttttggatAGTAATGACCATGTAAAGATCGGAGATTTTGGTTTAGCAACTACAAATATACTTTCATCCTTTGTACAAACAATGGAAACTGATAAAGAATCTCAAGGTTTCGAAAAAG GGATTAGTTTTGGCACAGAAGATGTTGGATCTCTTACAGGACAAGTAGGCACAGCTCTTTATGTAGCTCCAGAACTTACAACAAAAGCAGCAAAAGCTATTTACAATCAAAAAGTTGATATTTATAGTCTTGGAATAATATTGTTTGAAATGTGTTACAAACCTCTAACTACAGGAATGGAACGAATTAAAGTTTTGCTTAATTTACGATCGAAAGAAATTATACTTCCATCAGAAATACAACAAGCTGATATGTCACGACAAATTCATATCTTACG GTGGTTATTAAATCATGATCCTAGTCAACGGCCCACTGCTCAAGAACTCCTTTCTTCGGAATATTTGCCTCCTGCACGACTTGAAGAGACGGAATTGCAAGAAATGATCCGACGCACTCTTTCGAATAATCAAAGCAaagcatataaatatttgatttcgTGCTGTTTTACACAGGAAGTTAGTCCTGCAGACGATATTACATACGATATGAATTTACCTAGTAGGGGACATATTAACTTTATTGCTTGGAGAAAACATCAAGAAGGAGTTAAAAGCAAAGTAATCGAGGTTTTTCAAAGACATGGTGGTGTTTACTTAGGAACTCCTCTATTGATACCAAAATCGCATCAATTCTGTAGCTTTTCAACTTCCAGTGTGAAATTAATGACTCGTAATGGAAACATTGTTTGTATCCCTCATGATTTACGCGCTGCGTTTGCAAGATACATAGTATGGAATAATGTACCACATATTAGAAGATATGCAATTGAAAGAGTCTTTAGAGAAAAAAAG gTACTTGGCTTTCATCCCAGAGAACTTTACGAATGCGCATTTGATATAATAGATCCTATGCCTGATAATCTTCTAATGGAAGGTGAATTAATATACATTGTCTGGGAAATCATCAATGAATTACCTCCATTGCAAGAACGAAATTTTACTATTCGTTTGAACCATACCTCTTTACTACAAGCTGTATTAATGTATTGTGGAGtagataaagaaaaatatcaagaTATTTATTCAATCCTTCGAGATGCACGTGATGGAAAATTTACAAAGTTTCAAATACAGACGCATTTAATAAGTTTATGTTTGACTGATCAGGCTATGGAAACATTATTCAACTTGTTCGAAACGGAAAGTTCTGTTGCTAAAATTCATAGTGttttaaaaacaattacacGAAGAAAAGGAGATGCTGCTGCTTTAGCTAGAGAAGGATTGAAGGAAATTGAGATAGTTatggaaaatattgaaacacTTGGAGTAAAG TGGCCTGTACTGGTTGTACCTCTTCTAGTACACAATATAAATCAACATAGTggtataatttatcaaattactTACGAAGTTAAACGGCGTAAAAAGAAAGGTGGAGAAGAAGTAATAGCAGCAGGAGGTCGTTACGATAAAATGCTTTCTTCCTTTAAAAAAATTCTTGAACGTACAGGAATGGCCAGTAAAGAAATTAAACAATATGGCGCTGGAATTAGTATCTCACTAGAAAAACTTGTTTCTGCAGTCTCAGAAACTTCAGAATCTTTAGAATTCAGATACGGTATCGACGTTGCCATTTCTTGTATGGGCAATCATCATCGAGAAAAGGAGATGATCGATCTCTTAAAAGAATTATGGAGTCTTGGACTCAAAGTTACAATTTTAAATCTAGTTTCCCTTGAAGAAATCCTTGAATATTGTCGAGAAAACTCTATCAGTCACGTTATTCTTTTAAAAACCGGAGAAAAAGGGAACATAAGAATTCAAAGTTGGGAACGTGACAGGTatcaagaaaaaagaatgagTAATCAAGAAGTTGGAGAATTTTTTCAAAGATTAGATAATTCGATACCTGTTCTAAATAGATCTGAAAGCAAAACAGTAACAAATGATTGTTTTTTGAGTAATAACAATCCAGTTAAtgtcaatattaattttatattatccgAAAGAGACAAACTTTCTGGTAGTTCTAGAAGAAGTCTAAAAAATTCTATGGTTGCACAGATGTCTACATATTTCCAGAGGATTTCACATAAAATAccaattgaaatatttgcattatTTTTAGAAATGAGTGTTATAAGAACAATAATAAGTTTCTTAGAAATTGATGAAGAAGACCAAGATTTTCTAAAAAGTATACAAATTATCATAGACAA ACATCCAAGGCATAAAAAGTACATAAAGGAGATATGTGAAGAAATGCAAGAAGTAAGGAAAGAGAAACTAAGACctgtattaatattatatagtttAATCAATAATCAATATATGACTCTCTTATAA
- the LOC100651725 gene encoding eIF-2-alpha kinase GCN2 isoform X1 — protein sequence MSCESSKDRQKNEIEVLKSIFGDELQDLRHEKNRRKWQPLDIVITLMPQKGMSGPAKVYAQIDLHVMCNDKYPDDVPNIELENSRGLSHQQIAVLYAELVELTKQLQGEVMIFELTQHVQKYLHENNKPSYSSFYEEMVSRRQEKIEYEMLEKQLKEDKERQVLQDEIQKRQEALKAELRNRKESIRLYCDRSNNPSQSIPSSPQERSRIYSRRRCASSSESSDGFLCEHRGTKLLHFDHKGERQVYRAKCMGHSTKGSVVYAGVDMTTGELFAISEWTLKVNNKIEENNIQHIMKQVGSLEQEVNHLHKLHHPNLVHYLNMKYLQEEDDVLIYVLQEFVIGTSCSFFLLENIAVDIDFLRYLATGILSALRYLHENNVVHKDLRDTSIYIDNTGVVRLSDYSLNKRLSDIYQTCTIIKPEPDFPSVQGRGGKKADIYRFGVLMFSLLKGIIVSGDKIDPTKIVQLDLQDFLLMCLINDERKRWSAEQLLQHSFIKAPLTHALSPPKVPRRDEQENHEPEEPDTDIRQYVPSLGGHSRITNEFEILEWLGRGAFGDVLKVKNKLDGGIYAIKRIELNPKNKQLHKKITREVKLLSRMNHENVVRYYNSWIESAIITDAVEEHTSMTFSEKKRPELLNHLITDDIEKLAPPIHEVEWNVSYKSRTNTTLPADSDEDNSDASSDTDSDEDCAFLMQNLLRMDSSDSIEFVGDTNYQASASNIKSDENGDINESKETVREIQFMYIQMEFCEKSTLRTAIDNGVYEDQERVWRLFREIVEGLAHIHQQGMIHRDLKPVNIFLDSNDHVKIGDFGLATTNILSSFVQTMETDKESQGFEKGISFGTEDVGSLTGQVGTALYVAPELTTKAAKAIYNQKVDIYSLGIILFEMCYKPLTTGMERIKVLLNLRSKEIILPSEIQQADMSRQIHILRWLLNHDPSQRPTAQELLSSEYLPPARLEETELQEMIRRTLSNNQSKAYKYLISCCFTQEVSPADDITYDMNLPSRGHINFIAWRKHQEGVKSKVIEVFQRHGGVYLGTPLLIPKSHQFCSFSTSSVKLMTRNGNIVCIPHDLRAAFARYIVWNNVPHIRRYAIERVFREKKVLGFHPRELYECAFDIIDPMPDNLLMEGELIYIVWEIINELPPLQERNFTIRLNHTSLLQAVLMYCGVDKEKYQDIYSILRDARDGKFTKFQIQTHLISLCLTDQAMETLFNLFETESSVAKIHSVLKTITRRKGDAAALAREGLKEIEIVMENIETLGVKWPVLVVPLLVHNINQHSGIIYQITYEVKRRKKKGGEEVIAAGGRYDKMLSSFKKILERTGMASKEIKQYGAGISISLEKLVSAVSETSESLEFRYGIDVAISCMGNHHREKEMIDLLKELWSLGLKVTILNLVSLEEILEYCRENSISHVILLKTGEKGNIRIQSWERDRYQEKRMSNQEVGEFFQRLDNSIPVLNRSESKTVTNDCFLSNNNPVNVNINFILSERDKLSGSSRRSLKNSMVAQMSTYFQRISHKIPIEIFALFLEMSVIRTIISFLEIDEEDQDFLKSIQIIIDKHPRHKKYIKEICEEMQEVRKEKLRPVLILYSLINNQYMTLL from the exons TGTACCAAACATAGAGTTGGAAAATAGCAGAGGCTTATCTCATCAACAAATTGCAGTATTATATGCCGAATTAGTGGAGCTAACAAAACAATTACAAGGAGAAGTAATGATCTTTGAATTAACGCAACATGTTCAGAAATATTTACACGAGAATAATAAACCAAGTTACAGTAGCTTTTATGAAGAGATGGTTTCACGACGCCAAGAAAAGATCGAATATGAAATGTTGGAAAAGCagttgaaagaagataaagaaagaCAG GTATTGCAGGATGAAATCCAAAAAAGGCAAGAAGCTTTAAAAGCTGAACTTCGTAATCGAAAAGAATCTATTCGCTTATATTGTGATCGATCAAATAATCCTTCTCAATCAATACCATCATCTCCGCAAGAGAGATCACGGATTTATTCTCGAAGAAGATGTGCTAGTAGTTCTGAAAGTTCTGACGGTTTTTTATGCGAACATAGGGGCACAAAATTATTACACTTTGATCATAAAG GTGAAAGACAAGTGTACAGAGCAAAATGCATGGGTCATAGTACTAAGGGATCGGTCGTTTATGCAGGTGTGGATATGACAACTGGAGAATTGTTTGCAATTAGTGAATGGAcattaaaagtaaataataaaattgaagaaaataatattcaacaTATCATGAAACAAGTAGGAAGTTTAGAACAAGAAGTAAATCATTTACATAAATTACATCATCCAAATCTTGtacattatttaaatatgaagTATCTGCAGGAGGAAGATGATGTACTTATTTATGTTCTTCAAGAATTTGTG ATAGGTACGAGTTGCTCCTTTTTTTTACTGGAAAATATCGCAGTAGACATCGATTTCCTGCGATATTTGGCAACTGGCATCCTTTCTGCTTTAAGATATCTTCATGAGAATAATGTTGTCCACAAAGATCTACGTGATACCAGTATCTATATTGATAACACAGGAGTAGTTAGATTATCAGattattctttaaataaaagATTGTCTGATATTTATCAGACATGTACAATAATCAAGCCTGAACCAGATTTTCCGAGTGTACAAGGCAGAGGTGGAAAAAAGGCAGATATCTACCGTTTTGGTGTTCTTatgttttctttattaaaaGGAATCATAGTTTCTGGAGATAAAATTGATCCAACAAAAATTGTACAG cTTGATCTTCAAGATTTCTTATTAATGTGCCTTATCAATGATGAAAGAAAACGTTGGTCAGCTGAACAACTGTTACAACATTCGTTTATAAAGGCGCCTTTAACCCATGCATTATCGCCCCCAAAAGTACCACGGAGAGATGAACAAGAAAATCATGAACCAGAAGAACCAGATACAGATATTAGACAATATGTACCTTCATTAGGAGGTCATTCAAGAATTACAAATGAATTCGAAATTCTTGAATGGCTTGGTAGAGGtgctttcggcgatgttctaaAAGTGAAAAATAAGTTAGATGGTGGAATTTATGCTATTAAAAGGATAGAATTGAACCCAAAAAATAAACAACTTCACAAAAAAATTACCAGAGAGGTGAAATTGTTATCACGGATGAATCATGAAAATGTAGTACGATATTACAATTCATGGATAGAAAGTGCTATAATAACTGATGCAGTAGAAGAACATACATCCATGACATTTTCTGAAAAAAAGAGACCAGAGCTGCTTAAT caTTTAATAACGGATGATATTGAAAAATTAGCACCACCAATACACGAAGTTGAATGGAATGTTTCAtacaaatctcgaacaaatacaacACTTCCAGCTGACAGCGATGAGGATAACAGTGATGCGTCCAGTGACACTGACAGTGATGAAGATTGTGCGTTTTT AATGCAGAATCTTCTGAGAATGGATTCTTCCGATAGCATAGAATTTGTGGGAGATACAAACTATCAAGCATCTGCATCAAATATAAAAAGTGATGAAAATGGGGATATAAATGAATCAAAAGAAACAGTCAGGGAAATTCAATTTATGTATATTCAAATGGAATTCTGTGAAAAGAGCACTCTTCGGACAGCAATTGATAATGGAGTTTATGAAGATCAAGAAAGAGTGTGGAGATTATTTCGAGAAATTGTGGAAGGTCTAGCACATATTCACCAACAAGGAATGATACATAGAGATCTAAAAccagtaaatatatttttggatAGTAATGACCATGTAAAGATCGGAGATTTTGGTTTAGCAACTACAAATATACTTTCATCCTTTGTACAAACAATGGAAACTGATAAAGAATCTCAAGGTTTCGAAAAAG GGATTAGTTTTGGCACAGAAGATGTTGGATCTCTTACAGGACAAGTAGGCACAGCTCTTTATGTAGCTCCAGAACTTACAACAAAAGCAGCAAAAGCTATTTACAATCAAAAAGTTGATATTTATAGTCTTGGAATAATATTGTTTGAAATGTGTTACAAACCTCTAACTACAGGAATGGAACGAATTAAAGTTTTGCTTAATTTACGATCGAAAGAAATTATACTTCCATCAGAAATACAACAAGCTGATATGTCACGACAAATTCATATCTTACG GTGGTTATTAAATCATGATCCTAGTCAACGGCCCACTGCTCAAGAACTCCTTTCTTCGGAATATTTGCCTCCTGCACGACTTGAAGAGACGGAATTGCAAGAAATGATCCGACGCACTCTTTCGAATAATCAAAGCAaagcatataaatatttgatttcgTGCTGTTTTACACAGGAAGTTAGTCCTGCAGACGATATTACATACGATATGAATTTACCTAGTAGGGGACATATTAACTTTATTGCTTGGAGAAAACATCAAGAAGGAGTTAAAAGCAAAGTAATCGAGGTTTTTCAAAGACATGGTGGTGTTTACTTAGGAACTCCTCTATTGATACCAAAATCGCATCAATTCTGTAGCTTTTCAACTTCCAGTGTGAAATTAATGACTCGTAATGGAAACATTGTTTGTATCCCTCATGATTTACGCGCTGCGTTTGCAAGATACATAGTATGGAATAATGTACCACATATTAGAAGATATGCAATTGAAAGAGTCTTTAGAGAAAAAAAG gTACTTGGCTTTCATCCCAGAGAACTTTACGAATGCGCATTTGATATAATAGATCCTATGCCTGATAATCTTCTAATGGAAGGTGAATTAATATACATTGTCTGGGAAATCATCAATGAATTACCTCCATTGCAAGAACGAAATTTTACTATTCGTTTGAACCATACCTCTTTACTACAAGCTGTATTAATGTATTGTGGAGtagataaagaaaaatatcaagaTATTTATTCAATCCTTCGAGATGCACGTGATGGAAAATTTACAAAGTTTCAAATACAGACGCATTTAATAAGTTTATGTTTGACTGATCAGGCTATGGAAACATTATTCAACTTGTTCGAAACGGAAAGTTCTGTTGCTAAAATTCATAGTGttttaaaaacaattacacGAAGAAAAGGAGATGCTGCTGCTTTAGCTAGAGAAGGATTGAAGGAAATTGAGATAGTTatggaaaatattgaaacacTTGGAGTAAAG TGGCCTGTACTGGTTGTACCTCTTCTAGTACACAATATAAATCAACATAGTggtataatttatcaaattactTACGAAGTTAAACGGCGTAAAAAGAAAGGTGGAGAAGAAGTAATAGCAGCAGGAGGTCGTTACGATAAAATGCTTTCTTCCTTTAAAAAAATTCTTGAACGTACAGGAATGGCCAGTAAAGAAATTAAACAATATGGCGCTGGAATTAGTATCTCACTAGAAAAACTTGTTTCTGCAGTCTCAGAAACTTCAGAATCTTTAGAATTCAGATACGGTATCGACGTTGCCATTTCTTGTATGGGCAATCATCATCGAGAAAAGGAGATGATCGATCTCTTAAAAGAATTATGGAGTCTTGGACTCAAAGTTACAATTTTAAATCTAGTTTCCCTTGAAGAAATCCTTGAATATTGTCGAGAAAACTCTATCAGTCACGTTATTCTTTTAAAAACCGGAGAAAAAGGGAACATAAGAATTCAAAGTTGGGAACGTGACAGGTatcaagaaaaaagaatgagTAATCAAGAAGTTGGAGAATTTTTTCAAAGATTAGATAATTCGATACCTGTTCTAAATAGATCTGAAAGCAAAACAGTAACAAATGATTGTTTTTTGAGTAATAACAATCCAGTTAAtgtcaatattaattttatattatccgAAAGAGACAAACTTTCTGGTAGTTCTAGAAGAAGTCTAAAAAATTCTATGGTTGCACAGATGTCTACATATTTCCAGAGGATTTCACATAAAATAccaattgaaatatttgcattatTTTTAGAAATGAGTGTTATAAGAACAATAATAAGTTTCTTAGAAATTGATGAAGAAGACCAAGATTTTCTAAAAAGTATACAAATTATCATAGACAA ACATCCAAGGCATAAAAAGTACATAAAGGAGATATGTGAAGAAATGCAAGAAGTAAGGAAAGAGAAACTAAGACctgtattaatattatatagtttAATCAATAATCAATATATGACTCTCTTATAA